The sequence TGATTCCTGGTCATCATCACTGTCTAATTCATCGTCCTAATCAAAATCAGACTCCCCGCGTTCATTAAATAGTGACGCGAACCCATCAAGAAGTTGGCACACAGAGTCGTCTGACATTACAGGTTCCGTTGCAGCTGGTTCGGTATTTTCATCAGCACTCTCTGAATCACTTAAACGTAACGCGATGTTGTTATCTCCACTGTTGGAGTCATATCCAGATGATTCCTGGTCATCATCACTGTCGGATGCATCGTCCTCAACCAAATCAGAACTCTCTTGTTCATTAAATAGGGATGAAAACCCATCAAATTCGTCTGACAATTCGGCTTGGGTAGAAGTTGCCTCAGTATTGTCAATCTCCCAATCACTGGAAGATAATTCGGTTTTGTCATCTACACTGTTTGATTCCGAGTCAGTGATACTTGAATCAGTGTCATCAGAAGTGTCCGCGTGTTCTCTATGTCTGCCTAAACAGAACAGGAAAAGACGCCTTGTCACGACAGCATTTGATCGGTTTGCTGGGAATAGCAACACATAAAAAGGATGAAGGAAGAGAGGGCGATGATAAAGATATCGACGGGGTTTAAGATAAGGCTGATTCttaaaaagaattaataaaaagaattaattaattattaaaaagaattaagaaaaattattttaagaaaaattcttaaaaggaaaacaaatggGCTGATAAGTATATGAATATTTCGGATTCACagtgttgaatagttgattGGATTGTGCAAGTCCAAAGTCCAATTGTTGGACAAAACAAGGGTACCACCTTATTATAAATTGAAGCGTGTTTACAAAAGTAGTTAGTAGCTTAGTTTACTGTAAAAGCAGTTAAAATCTAGGACTCAAGTCTTAATGGTTAAAGCCTAAAACAGACCTTGAAGTTGGAATACACTTGAGTTTTTTTCTAAACTGGAGTCAGAGTGATTACTCAAGAGGAACCAAGAGTTCCGGTACCTTTCGCAAAGCGGGTTTCTCAATACCAGTTAGTATTGTCTCGCTCCAGTGCAACTTCTCTTTCTATAAGCAGAATTTTGGCACCAAATCGTTCTTGATGGAAGTGTAGTTAACATTGATTGACCGACATCAATTTGCTAGTAAGATATTTGACGTTTTAcctaaggtaaaaaaaaaggcttatAATACTCACTGTGTAGATTTGCCCCAATTTCCTCGACCCGAGCTGTTGAGGGCGATGGTTCTACGTTGCGGAACACTCGGAAGGTTAGACTATCGAAAATGCTCTTGAGATTGCTGCTGTAATGCTTCTCCGTCATCATTAACGTGTATGTTGAAACTTGATAATGTCCTTGTACGATGACAATTAACTCCTCAAGAGTGTGGTACATACTTCTGCCTTTAACACTCTAGGACAGAAAAAactttgatttcttgtaatATTCTCCCAAGTATTGtccattttgaaacaaatattttgaTGACTTTGTATTATGAGACATTGTCACTTGCCTTATTTTTCTAGCTAGCAAGTGTCTGAggatgcaaaaaagaaaacattctcaGTTTTAAACGGAACATCGACTGGGGCTAAGAAAGACGACTGAATCGCTTTTAAGCCGTGATCTCATTTCGAATGACCAGTAGTGACGATTCTTCATGGTCATGGTTACTGCTCATATAAAGCACGTCACAAAATTGAGACAATGAGAATATATCACAATGGTTTCTATTAACGTTTCTTGGTTTCCCTTTTTGAATCTCAATTCTTGTCGAGCCTAAGTATGATTGTAGTTGTTACTTAGGagaaatataattatatgaatCATACAAACACTTTTCATCATTACGTTTTTCTAAAAAGCTCATAAATAAATGTCAAAAGTTGTTTCTAATCAAGTGATAAACAAATTGCGCGCGCTGCCTTCTTGAATTTGGATTTAAACAAGTGGTTGATAATTTTCATAACAAGCCGCTCAGTAGAAATCTCAAAAGGTGGCTTGTGATTTGCACTTAAACGCTGAAGGAGAGTTGGATTTCAGGGATGTtaaattgaaaaacttgaagatgagaagagagaaaaagaagCCGCGAGTAAGATCTATGGTGTCATCAATTtcggtttttttgttttctttcctgaGTTGTAAGTTATTTTATACTGAGAATAGTGCTGTTTGGTTATCCTTACCTTATCCGTGCTGGTTGCTAAATAATTCATTTCGAGACGGTAGGTTCACTCACGCTAGCTTCCTCGCACTGAACTAAAACTGTCACAACGGCAAATCACTCCTGTCATGTAATCCAGTTGTTATAACAACGCGGCTCTGTGACATCATTTCTGAACAATCCTGGGAACTAACAAAGTCCGGGAAAAGAGTGTCGAACCAAGGGTCTTTCATTTCTTTAACCCAGAGTGGCAAAAGGGATGAAAGAGCCTGGCGACGAGATTTGAGTTGAAGACTGGATGAGCAAGCGAGATTGGAcaaacacaaacgctaaccctaTAGTCAAAAAATGCCTCTAACTCCCCTGGTTTGCGTGTTTTAATCCCAATTTACAATCCACTCTGATTTCGCGGtatctttttatttttgacaaaacaaaTAAGTTTTAAATCTGTTTTCACAAGCGACGCTAACATAAGCAACATACGCAGGTGCATTAACTTGTCGTTAATTGGTGTCTTTTGTCCTAACAAAAGGTACTGATGATAAAGTCGCTACTGAGTTTACGTATGTTGCTCGTGATTATGCTTGCGTCGCTATTCGCGATGTCAAGGTACACCTCTCTGGACACAGCTTGGCCCCAGGTAAGGTAATCCGGCATCTAGAAGTTactaatttcaaattgtttccCACGATAATCCAGCATGCAGTTGAATCCACGTCTTCGGAATCCAGCATCCAGTGGTCAACCTAGAAAACCACCGGCAAATTCCAGCCACAGTAGGACTGAATCCATGAAAGAATAGGCACCCATAAGTCACACACGATGAGACTCTGATATCTGGCTGGCAGGGATACTATAAATCCTACCGGCTTCCTACCACTTATGGTTGCTGATATTTTTCAGTGCGCATGCGTGTGTGCAGTGGAATTTAAATAGTTTGAATCTTGT is a genomic window of Acropora muricata isolate sample 2 chromosome 8, ASM3666990v1, whole genome shotgun sequence containing:
- the LOC136926595 gene encoding uncharacterized protein, which encodes MTEKHYSSNLKSIFDSLTFRVFRNVEPSPSTARVEEIGANLHSRHREHADTSDDTDSSITDSESNSVDDKTELSSSDWEIDNTEATSTQAELSDEFDGFSSLFNEQESSDLVEDDASDSDDDQESSGYDSNSGDNNIALRLSDSESADENTEPAATEPDDELDSDDDQESSQDEYNNEENNIELRLSHSESADNNTQPTATEPELSVDSERELLDGLSSLFNEHGESDSGDDDELCYQREEDERKSESEYGDFSDDDERTVGTLGETKRGDKQEGIVESTPKAGHWETAIKSLKIAAGVAGVGLALYAAYKYFR